Within Cloacibacillus sp., the genomic segment AGGCGGCTACGTCGTCGGCGCGCTCGAAAGGGGTAAATATCTTCTTGAGGAACTCAGGCTTCATGCCAAGGCCGCTGTCCTCAAAGGTAAACTCAAACTGTCCGTATCCTTTTATATCCGAAGGGTTTTCCCGCACCTCGAAGATGATGTTTCCGCCCTCAGGCGTATACTTTACGGCGTTGGAAAGGATATTCAAAAAAACCTGCTGGATGTGGGGCTGGTCGCATATGACCCTCTCATGCTCAAGCTCATAGACATGTATGTCAAAGTTGTGCCTTTTTTCGGCGATAGAGGGCTGTATGATCGTTACGATGCCCTGCAGCAGCTCGTCCAGGCTGACCTCGTCCTCTGCCAGTTCCAGCCGGCCGCTTTCGATCTTTGCCATATCGAGCACTTCGTTGATCAGCTGTAGCAGCAGCTTCGACGAGACAGTGATCTTTTCCAGACAGTCCATGACACGCTCGCGGTTGTCGATATGCGAGGCGGCGATCGCCGTCATGCCGATCACCGCGTTCATCGGCGATCTGATGTCATGGCTCATACGCGAGAGGAAATCGGACTTGGCCCGGTTGGCCCTTTCCGCCTCCGCAAGCGCGCCGCGCAGCATCTCGGACCGTTCCTCAAGCTGCCTGCGAAGCTCCCGCTGTTCCGTGATGTCGGTTATATCTATATATATGACGAGATAGACCGGCCGGCCGCCGTCCCAGCGGACGCATTCGGCGTTGACCTGCAGCCAGGCGCCGCCGCCGCCGCTGTCCTTCGCCTGCAGCGTGAAGTGGACGGGGAGGCCCTTTTTCATCGCTTCAATGTTTTCCGCATAGGCGGCGCGGTTCTGTTCACAGTCAAAATTAGAGAGGCCGCGGGCGAGAAAATCTTTCCCGCCGCTAAAAAATTCCCGAAAACGGGCGTTGGCGTCAATCAGAGTGAAACCCTCATCTTCAACACGAATCTTAGCGACAAAACCGGGAAGGTTGTCATAGGTGACGGACTGCTCCTTTTGTGTCTGGATAATATCCGTTACGTCGGTAAAGACGGTATATACCACAGGAAAGCCGTCAGCTATCTCGTCGGTGAAGGTCCCGACGATACGGATCCACGCTATGGAACCTCCTTTTTGCGGCATTTGGCAGATGCACTCATAACCTGGGCGGTTCTCCGCAAGCGCGCCGAGCACCGTCTGCGTGATCTTCTGCAGCGCGGCGGGAGCAGATGCGAAGTACTCATCCACATGGTTGTGAAACAACTCCACATATTCCTCTCTCGTGTATTTTATTATCTCAAAGAAGAAATCATTCGCCCAGATCGCCGTGAAGTGCTCGTCAAGCTTATGTTTGCTGACACCCACATGCAGCGCTCCCATCAGAGCGCTGTATTCGTCAAAGGTGCCGC encodes:
- a CDS encoding response regulator, which produces MTYKDDSTGLNGRQDRSGTFDEYSALMGALHVGVSKHKLDEHFTAIWANDFFFEIIKYTREEYVELFHNHVDEYFASAPAALQKITQTVLGALAENRPGYECICQMPQKGGSIAWIRIVGTFTDEIADGFPVVYTVFTDVTDIIQTQKEQSVTYDNLPGFVAKIRVEDEGFTLIDANARFREFFSGGKDFLARGLSNFDCEQNRAAYAENIEAMKKGLPVHFTLQAKDSGGGGAWLQVNAECVRWDGGRPVYLVIYIDITDITEQRELRRQLEERSEMLRGALAEAERANRAKSDFLSRMSHDIRSPMNAVIGMTAIAASHIDNRERVMDCLEKITVSSKLLLQLINEVLDMAKIESGRLELAEDEVSLDELLQGIVTIIQPSIAEKRHNFDIHVYELEHERVICDQPHIQQVFLNILSNAVKYTPEGGNIIFEVRENPSDIKGYGQFEFTFEDSGLGMKPEFLKKIFTPFERADDVAAYGIQGTGLGLAISKNIVGMMNGEIIVSSVHGKGTKFTVKLPLKTADMKDEPASPLLSPLPSLPVLVVDDDRIVCETVSVRLAEIGMESRCVLSGKEALQEAVSAHRAGADFFMIIIDLMMPGMDGIETAGEIRAAVGPEVPIILLSGYGWAEYEAKAVAAGINGFIMKPLFRSNLIGAIRRYALKEAVPETVPVAPHIAASYKGKRALLVEDNAINREIAQEILGQTGILVESAEHGLEALEKFAASDAGYYDVVFMDLQMPIMGGLEAARRIRGQERPDARTIPIIAMTANAFEDDVKASKEAGMNAHLSKPLDFKLLERTMAEYLGA